DNA sequence from the uncultured Ilyobacter sp. genome:
TCCAAAGGATGCTCGGGATTTGATATAATCTGTGCCACAGATTTAAGATTTTCTTTTTTGCTGTCTATATAAAATTTCTCAAGATAAAATTCTGTAATCACATAAAAACCCATCATTATAAAGAGAACCACACTGAATATCAGAAAAAAAATCTTACTTCTTATTCTCATTATCCCTCCTCAAAACGATAGCCAAATCCTCTTATTGTCTGGATATATACATCTCCTATTTTTTTCCTCAACCTTTTCACATGGGTATCCACCGTTCTCACATCTCCAAAATAATCCCAGCCCCATACAGAGTTCAGTATCTTTTCTCTAGAAAGAGCAATACCTCTATTCTGAACGAAATAAAGCAGCATTTCAAACTCCTTAGAAGTTAACTCTACCGCTTCGCCTTTTATCTCTACTTTTCTGCTGCCTTCATCTATCTCTATATCTCCCCGGCTTATTTTATCAGGTTTACCAGCTCTTCTGAATATAGCTTTTATCCTCGCCACAAGAAGTCTAGGATTAAAGGGTTTAGTTATATACTCATCGGCTTCCAGCTCAAATCCAAAAATCTGATCATTTTCCTCGCTACGTGCTGTAAGCATTATAACAGGAACCATCGACTCTCTTCTTATTTCTCGACATACACTCCATCCGTCCATTTTCGGAAGCATTATATCTAGTATTACTAGATCATACACTCCCTCTTGAAACATTTCAACTGCCTGCATCCCGTCTCCTGCCTCGTCGACTTGATAGCCCTCTTTTACCAGATAATCTTTTATTAACCTTCGCATCTTCCATTCATCTTCCACCACAAGTATCTTTTTCATTCGCCATCACCTATTTTCAAGTTTAAAAAAGAGCCCTAATTAGGACTCTTATTTTCTTTTATATACTATAGTATTTTTATTTGATTATTCCTTTTGTTATTTTTATTGTCGCTGCAGACCTCTTACTTTTCGAAATAACTTTTTTTCTAAAATAAGCCGCCATCCCCAACATAACAGTTAAATATAAAGATAGTTTTAGAATTTCCATATTCCCCACCTCCTGCGTATATTCTATCACCTTTTTATGTCGTTTCTGTGTCTTTTACTTGAGAAGTTTTTTTATTGTATAAAATAACTCCTCTATAACCTCGTCACGCCCCTCTCTTATCTGGTCTGCTACACAGCTTTTCATATGAGCTTCCAAAAGTTCTTTTGCCACCCCGTCCATAGCAGATTTTATAGAAGCCACCTGATTTAGTATGTCATCGCAATACACATCTTCATCTACCATTCTCTTTATTCCTCTTATCTGCCCCTCTATACGATTCAGCCTGTTATTTAGTTTTTTCTTGAATTCTGCCGAGTGATGAGCATTCCTCACCTGACAACATTCTTTTTCGTCCATATCTTACACTCCTTCAAAATTTAGGTTTAAAAAATCTAAGTCTTAAGGCATTGGTCACAACAGATACCGAACTCATGGCCATGGCTGCACCTGCTATCATTGGATTCAGAAGATGCCCGGTGATAAGATATAGAGCCCCTGCAGCTACAGGTATTCCCATACTGTTATAAGCAAATGCCCAGAAAAGATTCTGCTTTATATTTCTCATTGTAGCATGACTTAGCTGTATTGCAGAAGCCACATCTTTAATGTCACTTTTCATGAGAACAATATCTGCACTTTCTATGGCTACATCTGTTCCGCTTCCTATGGCTATTCCCACATCTGACTGTGCCAGTGCAGGGGCATCATTTATTCCGTCACCTACCATAGCGACTCTCACTCCCTCTTTCTGAAGTCTTTTCACCTCTATAGACTTATCTTCTGGCATGACTTCTGACAGTACTATATCTATCCCCACCTCTTTTGCTATCGCCTCAGCAGTAAGGGCGTTGTCTCCTGTTATCATGGCCACTTTTAGCCCCATTTCTTTTAGGATTTTAACTGCCTCTTTAGATGTCTTTTTAACAGTGTCAGCCACTGCCAATACTCCCTGAAACTTGCCATCTGCTGCCATTAGCATGAGAGTCTTTCCCTCTTTTGACAACTGATCTTCTTCAGGGGTAAACTTTACATCTATTCCCTTGGTTTTCATTAGCTTTTGATTCCCCACCAGGATATTTTTTCCCTCTACCAGAGCCTCTATACCCATTCCTGTTATAGAATTAAATTTTTCTATCTCTGCAAGTTTTAACCCCTTCTCTTTAGCCCCTTCCACTATTGCGTCTCCTAGAGGATGTTCCGAATGAAGTTCTGCTGAGGCCGCCAGTCTCAATAATTCATCATCTTGAAGGTCTCCTGAGCTTATAACATCAGTCAGTTTTGGCTTTCCTTCTGTTATAGTTCCCGTCTTATCAAAAACCACTGTATCTATCCTGTGAGCCATTTCCAGAGCTTCGCCGCCTTTTATTAGGATTCCGTATTCCGCTCCCTTTCCAGTCCCTACCATGATAGCAGTGGGAGTGGCAAGTCCTAAAGAGCAAGGACATGCTATTACTAGTACGGCTATGAATATACTCAGAGAAAATATTCCCGGCGTTGCTGAAAGATCCACTTTTCCTGTTGTTCCTAGAACATACCATGTGATGGCTGATATTGTAGCTATTCCTATGACTACTGGAACAAAATACCCTGATATGACATCTGCCATCCTTGCAATAGGAGCCTTTGACCCCTGGGCATCTTCCACAAGCTTTACAATCTTTGCCAACGCAGTATCAGATCCCACTGCAGTTGCCTCTATCTTTATGCTTCCGTTTTTATTTATACTAGCCCCAACGACCTTTGATCCCAGTGTTTTTTCCACTGGAATGCTTTCACCTGTGAGCATTGACTCATCTACACTAGTAATCCCATCAACTACCTCACCATCTACTGGGATACTTTCACCGGGTTTTACTAACAGAACATCTCCTTTTTCCACGTCCTCTATATCTACTTCCACGATCTCACCATTCTTCATTAGACTGGCCTTTTTAGGCTGCAGACCCATGAGTTTTTTTATGGCTTCTGAGGTTCTCCCCTTGCTTACATTTTCCAGATACTTCCCCAGCATAATAAGAGCAAGGATCACAACGGCAGATTCATAATAAAGTACATGAACATATTCCACATTCCCACTGCCTATCATATAAGTTCCGTACAAGCTATATATTACTGCAGCTCCTGTTCCCATAGCGATAAGGGAGTCCATGTTAGGTGAAAGTTTAAAAAGAAGTTTTATTCCTGTCACATAAAAGCGTTTTCCTATCGCTATTACCGGAATAGAAAGAAGCAGTTGTATCAAAGCGAAAGCCATAGGATTATTCTCAGGATTTATAATCCCTGGTATGGGCATTCCCATCATGTGACCCATGGATATATAAAAAACAGGAAAGGCAAACAATATAGCTATAATAAATTTTTTCCATTCATCATCTAGATCTTTCTGCTTTTTATCAGCATCAAAATCCTTAACTTTTTCCTCTTTTACTGCCTTATATCCCAATTCATTTATGAACTTCACAATTTCTGAAAGTTTCAGTTCATTCTTTCTATAGTCAACCACAGCCTTTTCTGTGGCTAGATTTACGCTTATCTTTTCTACTCCCGGCATTTCGGATGTTTTTTTCTCTATCCTAGATACACAGCTTTGACAGGTCATCCCCTCTATACTTAGAGTCACACTGCTTATTTTGTTCTCTTCCTCAATGCTGTATCCCGCATCTATGATAGCTTTTTTTATCTCGTCTAAATCCACAGCCTCACCGTCAAAACTAACTGAAAGCTTTTCTGTAGCGAGGTTTACACTCCCCTCTGAGACTCCGTTTATTTTATTCACCGCTCTTTCTACTCTTTTCACACAGGCCTGGCATGTCATTCCTCCAATTTTAACTGTTGACTTGCTGAGTTCTTTGACTTTTTCCTCTATGCCGTATCCCAGGTCAGATACAATCTTTTTTATATCTTCTGTTGACACCTCTTTTTCATCAGCTTCAACTGTAAGTATTTCAGAAACAGAATTTACAGATGCAGAATCTACTCCTTTTATTTTTCCAACTGCTTTTTCTATCCTAGCCACACATGCCTGACAGCTTATTCCATCTATTTTAAATTTTTTATTCACAAAAAACAGACCCCTTTCTAATTGTAATTTTTTTATAAAAATACCCCTATACCCTATTTTAAAATAGTACTCTTCTTTTCTTTATCTGTCAAGTAAGAAATATTACTTGTCCTCCTTCATATCTTTATCCGCTTTTGGCTTTTCAAATATACTTTCAATATCTCTCAGTAAAAAATAATTTAAAAATGTTCTTATCAGTATTGTCGCCGCAAGCTTACCTATATCTGTCCAAGTCGGTGCCAATATAGTCTTTAGTATACTTGCACCTATGAGAAAAGATAGTCCCAGGGAAAAGGAGTTACCTATTTCCAGCCTGCTTCTTTTCATAGCACCAAAGTTGTGTCTTCTAAGAAAAAAATCTTTTGAATATATGATAACCGAATTAATCACTCCAAAAAAAATTACAATAGTGGCTAAAAACTGGCAAATATTTATAATTATATTGTTTATAAAACTTATAAATTCATGCATCATTACCACTCCCTTAGTTAATTATAATTTCCTTAAACTA
Encoded proteins:
- a CDS encoding DUF1622 domain-containing protein, whose amino-acid sequence is MMHEFISFINNIIINICQFLATIVIFFGVINSVIIYSKDFFLRRHNFGAMKRSRLEIGNSFSLGLSFLIGASILKTILAPTWTDIGKLAATILIRTFLNYFLLRDIESIFEKPKADKDMKEDK
- a CDS encoding heavy metal translocating P-type ATPase — encoded protein: MNKKFKIDGISCQACVARIEKAVGKIKGVDSASVNSVSEILTVEADEKEVSTEDIKKIVSDLGYGIEEKVKELSKSTVKIGGMTCQACVKRVERAVNKINGVSEGSVNLATEKLSVSFDGEAVDLDEIKKAIIDAGYSIEEENKISSVTLSIEGMTCQSCVSRIEKKTSEMPGVEKISVNLATEKAVVDYRKNELKLSEIVKFINELGYKAVKEEKVKDFDADKKQKDLDDEWKKFIIAILFAFPVFYISMGHMMGMPIPGIINPENNPMAFALIQLLLSIPVIAIGKRFYVTGIKLLFKLSPNMDSLIAMGTGAAVIYSLYGTYMIGSGNVEYVHVLYYESAVVILALIMLGKYLENVSKGRTSEAIKKLMGLQPKKASLMKNGEIVEVDIEDVEKGDVLLVKPGESIPVDGEVVDGITSVDESMLTGESIPVEKTLGSKVVGASINKNGSIKIEATAVGSDTALAKIVKLVEDAQGSKAPIARMADVISGYFVPVVIGIATISAITWYVLGTTGKVDLSATPGIFSLSIFIAVLVIACPCSLGLATPTAIMVGTGKGAEYGILIKGGEALEMAHRIDTVVFDKTGTITEGKPKLTDVISSGDLQDDELLRLAASAELHSEHPLGDAIVEGAKEKGLKLAEIEKFNSITGMGIEALVEGKNILVGNQKLMKTKGIDVKFTPEEDQLSKEGKTLMLMAADGKFQGVLAVADTVKKTSKEAVKILKEMGLKVAMITGDNALTAEAIAKEVGIDIVLSEVMPEDKSIEVKRLQKEGVRVAMVGDGINDAPALAQSDVGIAIGSGTDVAIESADIVLMKSDIKDVASAIQLSHATMRNIKQNLFWAFAYNSMGIPVAAGALYLITGHLLNPMIAGAAMAMSSVSVVTNALRLRFFKPKF
- a CDS encoding response regulator transcription factor, which encodes MKKILVVEDEWKMRRLIKDYLVKEGYQVDEAGDGMQAVEMFQEGVYDLVILDIMLPKMDGWSVCREIRRESMVPVIMLTARSEENDQIFGFELEADEYITKPFNPRLLVARIKAIFRRAGKPDKISRGDIEIDEGSRKVEIKGEAVELTSKEFEMLLYFVQNRGIALSREKILNSVWGWDYFGDVRTVDTHVKRLRKKIGDVYIQTIRGFGYRFEEG
- a CDS encoding metal-sensitive transcriptional regulator codes for the protein MDEKECCQVRNAHHSAEFKKKLNNRLNRIEGQIRGIKRMVDEDVYCDDILNQVASIKSAMDGVAKELLEAHMKSCVADQIREGRDEVIEELFYTIKKLLK